A genome region from Defluviimonas aquaemixtae includes the following:
- the xdhB gene encoding xanthine dehydrogenase molybdopterin binding subunit — MSHAKPIPHDSGLLHVTGGARYIDDVALPANTLHLAFGLSAVAHGEIAAMDLSDVRAAPGVVAVWTADDLPFANDVSPSIHDEPLLATGTVHYVGQQIFLVIAESHLAARKAARMGKIEYRELPAHLTVDEAMTADSRFEGGPVVWTKGDAAKAIADAPRVIEGRFEMGGQEHFYLEGQAALALPAEGGVVVQSSTQHPTEIQHKVAEAIGLPMHAVRVECRRMGGGFGGKESQGNALAVSCALVARLLGRPAKMRYDRDDDMTITGKRHDFRIEYRAGVTEEGRILGIEFRQLARCGWSQDLSLPVADRAMLHADNAYHLEHVRIESHRLKTNTQSATAYRGFGGPQGMLGIERAIDHIAYVLGKDALELRKLNFYAEATERVAPAPEPGHESLPDDPTVDLASRGSEAMIRSDAKMPKADGFQTTPYHMPVEDFILNGLVAKLEETSEFARRRAAISAWNKDNPILKKGIALTPVKFGISFTLTHLNQAGALVHVYSDGSIHLNHGGTEMGQGLFRKVSQVAAASFGVDVSDVAITATDTGKVPNTSATAASSGSDLNGMAVKAACDTIRARMAEYLAHEHQTEPAKVRFEDGKVIVGGDEMSFAEAAARCYMGRVSLSSTGFYATPKVNWDRKAGRGRPFYYFAYGAAVSEVVIDTLTGENRILRTDILHDCGASLNPAIDIGQIEGGFVQGAGWLTTEELIWDGKGRLMTHAPSTYKIPACSDRPRIFNVTLWDGQNREETIYRSKAVGEPPFMLGISVFSALANACAACGAYYPDLQAPATAEAVLAAVKRARGIGR, encoded by the coding sequence ATGAGCCACGCGAAACCCATTCCACACGATTCCGGACTGCTGCATGTCACCGGCGGGGCACGCTATATCGACGATGTCGCCTTGCCAGCCAACACGCTGCACCTCGCCTTCGGCCTGTCGGCCGTCGCGCATGGGGAGATCGCAGCCATGGACCTGTCCGATGTCCGCGCCGCGCCGGGCGTCGTGGCGGTCTGGACCGCGGACGATCTGCCCTTCGCCAATGACGTCTCGCCCTCGATCCATGACGAACCGCTTCTGGCGACGGGGACGGTGCACTATGTCGGCCAGCAGATCTTCCTTGTGATCGCCGAGAGCCACCTGGCCGCGCGCAAGGCCGCACGGATGGGCAAGATCGAATACAGGGAGCTTCCGGCGCACCTGACGGTCGATGAAGCGATGACGGCGGACAGCCGCTTCGAGGGCGGACCGGTCGTCTGGACCAAGGGCGACGCGGCCAAGGCCATCGCGGATGCCCCGCGCGTGATCGAGGGCCGCTTCGAAATGGGCGGACAGGAGCATTTCTATCTGGAGGGTCAGGCGGCGCTCGCGCTGCCCGCCGAGGGTGGCGTTGTCGTCCAGTCCTCGACCCAGCACCCGACCGAAATTCAGCACAAGGTGGCCGAGGCCATCGGTCTGCCGATGCATGCGGTCCGCGTCGAGTGCCGCCGCATGGGCGGGGGGTTCGGCGGCAAGGAGAGCCAGGGCAACGCGTTGGCGGTGTCGTGCGCTCTCGTGGCGCGGCTTCTCGGGAGACCCGCGAAGATGCGCTACGACCGCGACGACGACATGACCATCACCGGCAAGCGCCACGATTTCCGCATCGAATACCGTGCGGGCGTCACGGAAGAGGGCCGCATCCTCGGCATCGAGTTCCGGCAACTTGCACGCTGCGGCTGGAGTCAGGACCTGTCGCTGCCGGTCGCCGACCGGGCGATGCTGCATGCCGACAACGCCTATCATCTGGAGCATGTGCGGATCGAAAGCCACCGGCTGAAGACCAACACCCAGTCCGCGACCGCCTATCGCGGGTTCGGCGGGCCGCAGGGGATGCTCGGGATCGAGCGGGCGATCGATCACATCGCCTATGTGCTCGGCAAGGACGCGCTCGAGCTGCGCAAGCTCAACTTCTACGCCGAAGCGACCGAGCGCGTCGCGCCCGCGCCAGAGCCGGGGCATGAGTCCCTGCCCGACGACCCCACGGTCGATCTCGCATCGCGCGGGTCGGAAGCGATGATCCGCTCGGACGCGAAGATGCCGAAGGCCGACGGGTTCCAGACGACGCCCTATCACATGCCGGTCGAGGACTTCATCCTGAATGGGCTCGTCGCGAAGCTCGAAGAGACGAGCGAGTTTGCCCGGCGCAGGGCGGCGATCAGTGCGTGGAACAAGGACAACCCGATCCTGAAGAAAGGAATCGCGCTGACGCCGGTTAAGTTCGGGATCTCGTTCACGCTGACCCATCTCAATCAGGCCGGCGCGCTCGTTCATGTCTATTCCGACGGCTCGATCCACCTAAATCACGGCGGGACCGAGATGGGCCAGGGGCTGTTCCGAAAGGTGAGCCAGGTCGCGGCGGCGTCCTTCGGCGTCGATGTCTCTGACGTAGCGATCACGGCGACGGATACGGGCAAGGTGCCCAACACCTCGGCCACGGCGGCGTCGTCGGGGTCGGACCTGAACGGAATGGCAGTGAAGGCGGCCTGCGACACGATCCGCGCGCGGATGGCGGAGTATCTGGCCCACGAGCACCAGACGGAGCCTGCGAAGGTACGGTTCGAGGACGGCAAGGTCATCGTCGGCGGCGACGAGATGAGCTTCGCCGAGGCGGCGGCGCGTTGCTACATGGGGCGGGTAAGCCTCTCGTCGACTGGGTTCTACGCGACGCCCAAAGTCAACTGGGACCGCAAGGCGGGGCGCGGCCGGCCGTTCTACTACTTCGCCTATGGCGCGGCGGTCTCGGAGGTCGTGATCGACACGCTGACCGGCGAGAACCGGATCCTCAGGACGGATATCCTGCACGATTGCGGGGCGAGCCTGAACCCGGCCATCGACATCGGCCAGATCGAGGGCGGCTTCGTGCAGGGCGCGGGCTGGCTGACGACCGAGGAGCTTATCTGGGACGGCAAGGGGCGGCTCATGACGCACGCGCCCTCGACCTACAAGATCCCGGCCTGCTCCGACCGGCCGCGCATCTTCAACGTGACGCTCTGGGACGGGCAGAACCGGGAGGAGACGATCTACCGCTCGAAGGCGGTGGGCGAGCCGCCCTTCATGCTCGGGATCTCGGTCTTCTCGGCGCTCGCCAATGCCTGTGCCGCCTGCGGGGCGTACTATCCCGACCTTCAGGCGCCCGCGACGGCCGAAGCAGTGCTGGCGGCAGTGAAGCGGGCAAGGGGGATAGGACGATGA
- the xdhA gene encoding xanthine dehydrogenase small subunit yields MNDIAFLLNGTPVTASGECPTRTLLDWLRETRGLTGTKEGCNEGDCGACTVMVTDETGSRALNACILFLPQLHGRAVRTVEGLTGPKGEIHPVQQSMVEHHGSQCGFCTPGFVVSMAVAHKNGATDHDDQLAGNLCRCTGYAPIIRAAEAAAKAPVPAWVEDEPALSGGHAPFAPATADELADWYAAHPDAVLVAGATDVGLWVTKQLRELPEVAFLHACRDLQKIEKAKDGWRVGAGVTIAALRSATEKSHPAFAELMRRFASEQIRGAATVGGNIANGSPIGDAPPALIAMGALLHLRKGAERREIALEDFFLDYGKQDRARGEFVEAVTMPATAPELACYKLSKRFDQDISAVCGCFNIALDGQKVAAARIAFGGMAGIPKRAAAVEAALTGKAWSLETVEGALPAFTEDFTPMTDMRGSAGYRLESAQNMLLRYYHERSGAAVSVLEVQP; encoded by the coding sequence ATGAACGACATAGCGTTTCTACTGAACGGAACGCCAGTGACTGCGTCGGGCGAGTGCCCGACCCGGACGCTTCTCGACTGGCTGCGCGAAACACGCGGACTTACTGGCACCAAGGAAGGCTGCAACGAAGGCGACTGCGGGGCCTGCACGGTGATGGTTACCGACGAGACGGGCAGCCGTGCGCTGAACGCCTGCATCCTTTTCCTCCCGCAGCTTCACGGGCGCGCGGTGCGCACCGTCGAGGGGCTGACAGGCCCCAAGGGAGAGATCCATCCGGTCCAGCAATCGATGGTCGAGCATCACGGCAGCCAGTGCGGCTTCTGCACACCGGGTTTTGTCGTGTCGATGGCGGTCGCGCACAAGAATGGCGCGACCGATCACGACGACCAGCTCGCCGGCAATCTTTGCCGCTGCACCGGCTACGCGCCGATCATTCGCGCGGCCGAGGCTGCCGCCAAGGCGCCTGTGCCGGCCTGGGTTGAGGACGAGCCTGCGCTTTCGGGTGGCCATGCGCCGTTCGCGCCCGCGACGGCGGATGAACTGGCCGACTGGTACGCGGCCCATCCCGATGCGGTGCTGGTCGCCGGCGCGACGGATGTCGGGCTGTGGGTGACGAAGCAGCTTCGCGAACTGCCCGAGGTTGCGTTCCTTCATGCCTGCCGGGACCTGCAGAAGATCGAGAAGGCCAAGGACGGCTGGCGCGTCGGCGCGGGGGTGACGATCGCGGCGCTGCGCTCTGCGACGGAGAAGTCGCACCCCGCCTTCGCCGAGCTTATGCGCCGCTTCGCGTCGGAACAGATAAGAGGCGCCGCGACAGTGGGCGGCAATATCGCCAACGGCTCGCCGATCGGCGACGCGCCGCCCGCGCTGATCGCCATGGGGGCGCTGCTGCATCTGAGGAAGGGGGCGGAGCGGCGCGAAATCGCGCTGGAGGATTTCTTTCTCGACTACGGCAAGCAGGACCGTGCAAGGGGCGAGTTCGTCGAGGCCGTGACGATGCCGGCCACGGCTCCGGAGCTCGCCTGCTACAAGCTGTCCAAACGCTTCGACCAGGACATTTCGGCCGTCTGTGGATGCTTCAATATCGCTCTGGACGGCCAGAAAGTCGCCGCCGCGCGGATCGCGTTCGGCGGCATGGCGGGCATTCCGAAGCGCGCCGCCGCCGTCGAGGCCGCGCTGACGGGCAAGGCGTGGTCGCTCGAGACAGTCGAAGGCGCCCTGCCCGCCTTCACCGAGGACTTTACCCCGATGACCGACATGCGCGGCTCGGCCGGCTACCGGCTGGAGAGCGCGCAGAACATGCTCTTGCGCTATTATCACGAGCGGTCGGGAGCCGCCGTTTCGGTGCTGGAGGTGCAGCCATGA